One window of the Fusobacterium animalis 7_1 genome contains the following:
- the efp gene encoding elongation factor P: MKIAQELRAGSTIKIGNDPFVVLKAEYNKSGRNAAVVKFKMKNLISGNISDAVYKADDKMDDIKLDKVKAIYSYQNGDSYIFSNPETWEEIELKGEDLGDALNYLEEEMPLDVVYYESTAVAVELPTFIEREVIYTEPGLRGDTSGKVMKPARINTGFEIQVPLFVEQGEWIKIDTRNNEYVERVKK; the protein is encoded by the coding sequence ATGAAAATTGCACAAGAATTGAGAGCAGGGAGCACAATAAAAATTGGAAATGATCCATTTGTAGTATTGAAAGCTGAATATAATAAATCAGGAAGAAATGCTGCTGTGGTTAAGTTTAAGATGAAAAACTTAATTTCAGGAAATATATCAGATGCTGTTTATAAAGCAGATGATAAAATGGATGATATTAAATTAGATAAGGTAAAAGCAATTTACTCTTATCAAAATGGAGATTCTTATATATTCTCTAATCCAGAAACTTGGGAAGAAATAGAATTAAAAGGTGAAGATTTAGGAGATGCTTTAAACTATCTTGAAGAAGAAATGCCACTAGATGTTGTTTACTATGAATCAACAGCTGTTGCAGTAGAATTGCCTACTTTTATAGAAAGAGAAGTAATTTATACTGAACCAGGATTGAGAGGAGATACTTCTGGTAAAGTTATGAAACCTGCTAGAATAAATACAGGATTTGAAATTCAAGTTCCTTTATTTGTTGAACAAGGTGAATGGATTAAAATAGATACAAGAAATAATGAATATGTTGAAAGAGTAAAAAAATAA
- the earP gene encoding elongation factor P maturation arginine rhamnosyltransferase EarP, whose protein sequence is MEIDSIDIFCQVIDNYGDVGVAYRLAREFKRVYPNKKLRFVINQIEELNLIRKSENIEVILYKDISKIENSADLIIESFGCEIPKEYMDKALKKSKLIINLEYFSAEKWVDDFHLQESFLGGNLKKYFFIPGLSEKSGGILLDNEFLERKKKVEANKEYYLEKFEIKEKYDLIGSVFSYEKNFDSLIEELKKLDKKIILLILSEKTQKNFIKYFDNGNNYDKIKFVKLPFFTYDKYEELLALCDFNLVRGEDSFVRALLLGKPFLWHIYPQDENTHIKKLESFLEKYCSNNKELKQTFINYNINKDDFSYFFKNFKEIEKYNKNYANYLIKNCNLMEKLINFIENIGGKN, encoded by the coding sequence ATGGAGATAGATAGCATAGATATATTCTGTCAAGTTATTGATAACTATGGAGATGTTGGAGTAGCTTACAGATTAGCAAGAGAATTTAAAAGAGTTTATCCTAATAAAAAATTAAGATTTGTTATAAATCAAATAGAAGAACTAAATCTTATTAGGAAATCAGAGAATATAGAAGTAATATTATATAAAGATATTTCCAAAATAGAAAATTCAGCTGATTTAATAATAGAAAGTTTTGGTTGTGAAATTCCAAAAGAATATATGGATAAAGCATTAAAAAAATCAAAACTTATTATTAATTTAGAATATTTCTCAGCTGAAAAGTGGGTAGATGATTTTCATTTACAAGAATCATTTTTAGGAGGAAATTTAAAAAAATATTTTTTTATCCCAGGACTTTCTGAAAAAAGTGGAGGTATACTTTTAGATAATGAATTTCTAGAAAGAAAGAAAAAAGTAGAAGCAAATAAAGAATACTATCTAGAAAAATTTGAAATTAAAGAAAAATATGACTTGATAGGTTCTGTTTTTTCTTATGAAAAAAATTTTGATTCTTTAATTGAAGAATTAAAAAAATTGGATAAGAAAATTATCTTATTAATATTAAGTGAAAAAACTCAAAAAAATTTTATAAAATATTTTGATAATGGCAATAATTATGATAAAATAAAATTCGTGAAGTTACCATTTTTTACTTATGATAAGTATGAAGAGCTTTTAGCATTATGTGATTTTAATCTAGTTAGAGGAGAAGATAGCTTTGTTAGAGCCTTACTTTTAGGGAAACCTTTCTTATGGCATATCTATCCTCAAGATGAAAATACACATATAAAAAAACTAGAAAGTTTTTTAGAAAAATATTGTTCTAATAATAAAGAGTTAAAACAAACTTTTATTAATTACAACATAAATAAAGATGATTTCTCTTATTTTTTTAAAAATTTTAAAGAGATTGAGAAATATAATAAAAATTATGCTAATTATTTGATAAAAAATTGTAATTTAATGGAAAAATTAATAAATTTTATAGAAAATATAGGAGGAAAAAATTAA